Sequence from the Longimicrobium sp. genome:
ACCTCGTGCGTATCCGAGGCGCGGGCAACTTCGGTTCGGGCGGGGAGCCGCTGTTCGTGGTGGATGGAACGCCCGTGCACGCCCTGCGTCCCGGCAGTGCGCTGGAGGGCATCATGCCGAGGGACGTGGTGCGCATCGACGTGCTGCGCGATGCCGCCTCCGCTGCCTCGTACGGCGTCCGCGGGATGAACGGCGTGATCCTCATCACCACGCGCCGGCCTGGCTGAAAAGAACGAGTTTCACGCAGAGGACGCAGAGAGAACAGAGAGGACGCAGAGGGATCGCGGCGGCTCCGTACCCTCTGCGTCCTCTCCTTTTCCTCTGCGTCCTCTGCGTGATGGTTTTTTGTCAGAGGCTCGCCGCGACAGCCCGCCCCGCGGTGCGGCCCGAGAAGATGCAGCCGCCCAGGAAGGTGCCTTCCAGCGCGCGGTAGCCGTGCATGCCGCCGCCGCCGAAGCCCGCTGCCTCGCCCGCCGCGTACAGCCCCGGAAGCACCTGGCCGCCGGGCCGCAGCACGCGCGCGGACAGGTCGGTGTGCAGGCCGCCCAGCGTCTTGCGGGTGAGGATGCTCAGCCGCACCGCGATCAGCGGGCCGGCCGCGGGGTCCAGCAGCCGGTGCGGCTTCGCCACGCGGATCAGCTTGTCGCCCAGGTAGTTGCGCGCGCCGCGGATGGCCGTGATCTGCGCGTCCTTTGCAAACGGGTTCTCCAGCTGCCCGTCGCGCGCCACGATCTCCGCCTCCAGCGCCGCCAGGTCGATCAGCGGCCCGCCGGTGAGGGCGTTCATCCCGCGCACCAGCTCGGGGAGCGTGCGCTCGACGACGAAGTCCACCCCGTTCTTCTTGAACGCCTCCACCGGCCCCGGCGCGCCCGGGAGCACGCGGCCCAGCACCTGGCGCACGCTCTTTCCCGTCAGGTCGGGGTTCTGCTCCGAGCCGGAGAGCGCAAACTCCTTTTCGATGATCCGCTGCGTCAGCACGAACCAGGTGTGGTCGTATCCCGTCTTCGCGATGTGCTCCAGCGTGCCCAGCGTGTCGAACCCGGGAAAGAGCGGCGGAGGCAGCCGCCGGCCGCGCGCGTCCACCCACAGCGACGACGGGCCGGGAAGGATGCGGATGCCGTGCATCGGCCAGATGGGTGCCCAGTTGTGCAGCCCCTCGGTGTAGTGCCACATGCGGTCGGGGTTGATGATGGCCCCGCCCGCCTCCCGCGCGATGCCCAGCATGCGCCCGTCCACGTGCGCGGGAACGCCCGAGATCATCCGTTCAGGCGCGGGGCCCAGCCGAGGCGGCCAGTTCCTGCGCACCAGTTCGTGGTTGCCGCCGATGCCCCCCGAGGTGACGATCACCGCCTGCGCGCGGAAGGCGAACTGGCCCACCGCCGTCCGCGAGCTGGGCCGCCCCCGCTCCACCCCGCTGGGCTCCAGCACCGTGCCGTGCACGCCATCCACCGCGCCGTTCGTCAGCGTCAGCCCGTCCACCTGGTGGCGGAACGCGAACCGGACCAGTCCGCGCTTCTCCGCCTCGCGCACCCGCCGGATGAAGGGGTCCACCACGGCGGGACCCGTGCCCCAGGTGACGTGGAAGCGCGGCACCGAGTTGCCGTGGCCGATGGCTCCGTATCCGCCACGCTCCGCCCACCCCACCACGGGAAAGAACCGCAGCCCGCGCTCCCACAGCCACGCCCGCTTCTCCCCGGCGGCGAAGTCCACGTACGCCTCGGCCCACTTGCGCGGCCAGTGGTCCTCGTCGCGGTCGAACCCCGCGGTTCCCATCCAGTCCCTCAGCGCCAGCTCACGCGAGTCCTTGATCTTCATCCGCCGCTGCTCGGGGCTGTCTACCAGGAACAGCCCGCCGAACGACCAGAACGCCTGCCCGCCGAGCGACTGCTGGGGCTCCTGCTCCACGATGATCGTCTTCTTTCCCGCCTCGGCCAGCTCGGCGGCGGCCACCAGCCCGGCCAGCCCGGCTCCCACGATGATCACGTCGGCTTCGTGCGTCATGGCTTCGTCTCGGGAGGGTGTGGAGGGGAGGGGCGGGGAGCGGGTGCGTGGACAGCATACGCGCCGAAGGGCCCGACTGCAAAATGCACCATAGCGCGACGGGATTTGCGAAAAGTGCCGTCGCGGCGTACAGTGTTGGGCGCTCGCGCGGCCCCGCTCCCACCTCGCCCGCTTCGTGGATCAGCCCCAGGATTCGCCCGTCTCGTACGAGAACCAGGCCGCGCTCTTCGACGAGCGCGCCGGGCTTCCCCCGCACGCGGCGGAAGCCGTCGCGTCGGCGCTGGAGGAAATCGTCGGGATGCCCG
This genomic interval carries:
- a CDS encoding FAD-binding dehydrogenase, whose translation is MTHEADVIIVGAGLAGLVAAAELAEAGKKTIIVEQEPQQSLGGQAFWSFGGLFLVDSPEQRRMKIKDSRELALRDWMGTAGFDRDEDHWPRKWAEAYVDFAAGEKRAWLWERGLRFFPVVGWAERGGYGAIGHGNSVPRFHVTWGTGPAVVDPFIRRVREAEKRGLVRFAFRHQVDGLTLTNGAVDGVHGTVLEPSGVERGRPSSRTAVGQFAFRAQAVIVTSGGIGGNHELVRRNWPPRLGPAPERMISGVPAHVDGRMLGIAREAGGAIINPDRMWHYTEGLHNWAPIWPMHGIRILPGPSSLWVDARGRRLPPPLFPGFDTLGTLEHIAKTGYDHTWFVLTQRIIEKEFALSGSEQNPDLTGKSVRQVLGRVLPGAPGPVEAFKKNGVDFVVERTLPELVRGMNALTGGPLIDLAALEAEIVARDGQLENPFAKDAQITAIRGARNYLGDKLIRVAKPHRLLDPAAGPLIAVRLSILTRKTLGGLHTDLSARVLRPGGQVLPGLYAAGEAAGFGGGGMHGYRALEGTFLGGCIFSGRTAGRAVAASL